A genome region from Panicum virgatum strain AP13 chromosome 4K, P.virgatum_v5, whole genome shotgun sequence includes the following:
- the LOC120703947 gene encoding AT-rich interactive domain-containing protein 6-like has translation MSQEQGGEDPPPPPQAEGEAPPVADVAMGEAAAVDDEEEEPVTGEGAADGAAGTFGSVEGSVKPEAAGAEEGDGELNGDAAADSVGEAEKLENGDEPVKVGGEKGGSLVGDAADGGDDKGVDGQNQAAENQLVLVSAEEDLTMFKISNNSFMFDYSTGGDDSGTEEEQADFMKELERFYREKMMEFKPPKFYGEGLNCLKLWRQVTGLGGYDQVTSCKLWRQVGESFKPPKTCTTVSWTFRNFYEKALLEYEKHKVETGEFQVASSTLADRIGSESQVGGSHISISGRARRESATRAMQGWHSQRLLGNGEIADPIIKDKGTIVLKKDKTPKSSGSAKRKRTPSLEDDRVVPYKSDKLQNDSMVIDMGPPADWVKINVRRTKDCYEVYALVPGLLREEVHVQSDPAGRLIVTGEPEQLDNPWGVTPFKKVISLPSRIDPHQTSAVVTLHGQLFVRAPFEQSK, from the exons ATGTCGCAAGAGCAAGGTGGGGAggatcctccgccgccgccgcaggcggaAGGCGAGGCACCGCCGGTCGCCGACGTCGCCAtgggcgaggctgcggcggtggatgatgaggaggaggaacCCGTCACGGGGGAGGGCGCCGCGGACGGGGCGGCCGGCACCTTTGGTTCCGTGGAGGGTTCGGTGAAGCCCGAAGCAGCGGGCGCGGAGGAGGGGGACGGGGAGCTGAACGGTGACGCAGCGGCGGATTCCGTTGGCGAGGCTGAGAAATTGGAGAACGGGGATGAGCCCGTGAAGGTGGGCGGGGAGAAGGGAGGCTCGCTGGTGGGAGATGCTGCAGATGGCGGTGATGATAAGGGCGTGGATGGTCAGAATCAGGCAGCTGAGAACCAGCTTGTGCTGGTGTCGGCTGAGGAGGACCTGACCATGTTCAAGATCTCAAATAATTCCTTCATGTTCGATTACTCCACTGGTGGTGATGACTCAGGGACTGAGGAGGAGCAGGCTGACTTCATGAAGGAGCTCGAGCGGTTCTACAGGGAGAAGATGATGGAGTTCAAGCCCCCGAAGTTCTACGGCGAAGGATTGAATTGCCTCAA ATTGTGGAGACAAGTTACTGGATTGGGCGGCTATGATCAG GTGACATCATGTAAACTATGGCGCCAAGTGGGGGAGTCGTTCAAACCTCCAAA GACATGCACAACTGTTTCATGGACGTTCCGAAACTTCTATGAGAAG GCACTACTTGAATATGAGAAACACAAAGTTGAAACAGGAGAGttccaagtagcttcatctACTTTAGCAGATCGAATTGGTTCTGAGAGCCAG GTGGGTGGAAGCCATATATCTATCTCTGGAAGGGCCAGAAGAGAATCTGCAACTCGTGCTATGCAAGGCTGGCATTCTCAGCGTCTACTAGGAAATGGTGAAATTGCTGATCCTATAATTAAG GATAAAGGCACTATTGTCTTGAAGAAGGATAAAACTCCTAAAAGCAGTG GTTCTGCCAAGAGGAAAAGGACTCCATCCTTGGAAGATGACAGGGTGGTGCCATATAAATCCGATAAGCTACA AAATGACTCTATGGTTATTGACATGGGCCCTCCTGCTGATTGGGTGAAGATAAATGTTAGGAGAACC AAAGATTGCTATGAAGTCTACGCATTGGTTCCTGGCCTTCTGCGGGAAGAG GTACATGTTCAGTCTGATCCTGCTGGTCGTTTGATTGTTACTGGAGAGCCTGAGCAACTAGATAACCCATGGGGTGTTACTCCATTCAAGAAG GTCATTAGTTTGCCTTCCCGCATTGATCCTCACCAAACCTCTGCAGTTGTCACTCTCCATGGGCAGCTATTTGTGCGTGCACCATTTGAGCAATCAAAATAA